The Cardiocondyla obscurior isolate alpha-2009 linkage group LG16, Cobs3.1, whole genome shotgun sequence genome segment ACATATTCTAAAATACGTTGTAAATTATCCGACAAAATCCGATGAATCAAATTTGttgtgttattaaaaatttaatttaattttcagacTCATGAAAGCGAAACCTTTACATTGCATACTTGGTTAACAATGGTAAGTTTATGTAAGTCTACGTGGTTTTTGCCATAGAACTTTTTACATACGTTACTTTTGTATTTGAACAGTCATGGAATGATTCGCATTTGACATGGAATCCCGCACAATACGATGATATTGAAGAGATAACTGTACTGGGCTATCGAATTTGGATACCTGACATTTTGATACACAACGAGTAAGCATTacaattatgttaattttttttttaatattaaaatttgaaattaatcgccTTAcagttaacaaaaaaaatatttcttaactttttttaaactaaataatattagattCAAGTGtgatttatcaaatttattaattatacgtttaGACGAATTGGAGAAAGTTTATCGGAATATGAGACTGCAAAGTGTTGGGTCTCGAAGGAAGGAAAAGTACATACAGTAATAGCAGCAAAATATGCCACAAATTGCTTCGCAGATAACACGTGGTGGCCGTTCAATACTTTGAATTGCACTCTACAATTTGGATCGTGGTCACATTCCGGTGATGAGATTGAGATTGTTACTTCTCCGAATATGGTattatttctctaattttCATTAGAATAAGATTGTATCTAAAACGATAAGCAGTACTTACAAGATAAATGCataagacaatttttttttatctgctaattgatttaatttgcagTCACGTAAAGATATAGCATCGAAAAATGTTGAGTGGAatttagtaaaaatttatataacaaagTGGGAAAGTAGATTTAAATACAATTCAGATTCGATCGTAAAAATGGTCTcctatcattttattttaaaaagtcacTGGGGTATCATAAATATCGTATATATATCACCTTCTATAGGTATGtatcagattttttattttattgaaagcgTATATAATAAGAATTCGCAGTTTTTATACTTGTTCGCAGTATTAATGGTGATGACTTTAATGACACTATGGCTAGAACCAAAATCTTTTGAGCGAATGATAATCGCtaatctcaattttatttgtcactTGTTGTGTATACAAGATGTGCATTGGGAAATGCCAAGGAGCGGTGTTAATACTCCTAAAATGCGtacgtattttaaaaagatataaattaatagagtaaaaaatctatttgcaatttataagatattaatttaactctTACTTAACAAACACGAGTTAATAGTAACATGgcatcaattttataaatttttattcaaatgcGTAACTGTCAGGTACGAAGTATATTATATTGCATTGCcgaatagaaatttattaaattagcgTTGCCATTGTTGACTTGTGTTGCtgagtaaattattaatgcgtAATACttcaacaattaatattttgatactaatatctgtaaaaatttcaattacacAGTATTCTTTTACGAGGCTTCTCTCGGGATAGCAACATTTGCTCTCGTACTCACTAGTATTTTACGACAAATGGAACAATTAAGTAATGAACCACCTGCATGGATCTCAGCTGGCACAACAACTATTTTACGCAGCCGAATTGGACGAATTCTTTTAATCAGTATTCTCGATCCAGCGGCAACAGCCAAGATAGAAGCAGATGTAGACGACAATACTGATCTCGTGCAATCAAATAACAAAAGATCGCCTTGGAAATATATTGTAGTGCTTATAGGATGGTTGGCATTTCTAAGTGCACTTCTCGCCTATATTGTATTATTGAGCACGTGTTACCCTACGGATTATGCTgcaacatattaattttttttttttttaacatctcaGGATTACTTGAAAATGTCTAGATTAATTAAGTTCCAAATCGTAATCTAAAATCACGTTCGCGATTCGTAATATGACAGAGgctatatgtattttataataaaaaaggatTTAGGAAATATAGGTAGAGCAAAAATAACTGCCCAAAAATATACTTAACTTTTAATATGGCGTTATTATGTCTCATAAATGATCATTTATCAATGACTTATatttaaacttatatttaaactttcaATATAATCTCGCTGaaaactttcttaattttgcAGCGATCAacattttgttacattatGTACACGTTATAATTTAGCATTTCTATTCCAGAAGTTCTTAAAATccacgagtaaaaaaaaaatttttttgttacatagATGTCAACCATTTAAATTCCTATAATAAAGTTATCACTTTTAATTTggctaaaaaattaatttttattttaattaaataaagtttgtTTCGATTTACAATTAGGAGCTGCacgttatacattttatatttcgcgtattatttttattttagcgcATGGTTAGCATATTAGTGACAAATATTTCCgaatatgaataatatttaatgactGCTTTCAAAGgcaacatattaaaatatcataacttttaattataaatgagaaaagtttcatataaattttgagCCAAACTAGAAGTGAAAACTGTAATATAAAGACTTAGCCTTTTTCCGTAATATACAATTCacaaaaatgtgtaaaattgaataaatttgtaCAAGTGCTTTGAGTCTTCGGCAGTcttcgataattaataatacatgtattacacatacatatgtatcAAACACTGAAAATATcaccggggaaaaaaatatataattaacgagTTTTTCTAAACATATATGCAAAAACGGAATGAGCTGATTCTCACTACGACTGATATAACAGATAGTCCTTCAACAGTCTCGGCAAAGGAAGCAGATTAACTGCATTTCTTTTGGTGTATTGCAATATAGCGTCACGGCATACACTCTGCAGTGTTGATACTGCTGAaacatacaaaaataatctatAAGCAacgcagagaaaaaaaaaacaagattaatataaaatacagtaTTCAAAAGATGTGGTGCTATGAAAAAGTGGATGACTTAAAGAGTTAATACTCACCTCCATATAGTTGAACTATTCGAACTTGTTTCGTGGTGCCGTAGACATCCACCACCGCGCGTAAGGGTCCCGCTTTATAAGGAATATCCTTCCCACATACTCCCTGATCTTCaccattaataataaaatgcatttctGCTTTATCGGGACAGCCGGCTTGTGGTACATACATGATACCGATACGACTGCCTGCGTCTGTAGGCAGGATGCATTGAGAAGAACCATCTATATTTGGCTTTAGAGCATTGAAAGGAATAACACCGCGCGATGTTTGCACGTTGACTCCATCTGTGAccagttttttttctctggcTGGTATTCCTGGTGGTATACCTTTGATGATGAACAAGcacataatatatatgtatcctaataattttataattataatttttctaagtttaattataacttagaaaaattataattataaaataattataataattattattttatatatatataaatataattatttaatataaatataataattatatatatatataattaattattatataatataaaaaaaaaattatttatatataaatataattataattattattttataattataaaataatta includes the following:
- the LOC139109192 gene encoding neuralized-like protein 2 isoform X3, with protein sequence MSEESKKIVTRFHPIHGENILLCEDSTVAVRTTSFANSVAFSEKPLQPGEIFLVEIEKTERGWSGHMRLGLTLIDPASVNNNLPQYAMPNLVRLGNTWILAITRNQTIWDNFDGGLSSTYSSLTGIPAREKKLVTDGVNVQTSRGVIPFNALKPNIDGSSQCILPTDAGSRIGIMYVPQAGCPDKAEMHFIINGEDQGVCGKDIPYKAGPLRAVVDVYGTTKQVRIVQLYGAVSTLQSVCRDAILQYTKRNAVNLLPLPRLLKDYLLYQS
- the LOC139109192 gene encoding neuralized-like protein 2 isoform X2, translated to MSEESKKIVTRFHPIHGENILLCEDSTVAVRTTSFANSVAFSEKPLQPGEIFLVEIEKTERGWSGHMRLGLTLIDPASVNNNLPQYAMPNLVRLGNTWILAITRNQTIWDNFDGGLSSTYSSLTGIPPGIPAREKKLVTDGVNVQTSRGVIPFNALKPNIDGSSQCILPTDAGSRIGIMYVPQAGCPDKAEMHFIINGEDQGVCGKDIPYKAGPLRAVVDVYGTTKQVRIVQLYGVSTLQSVCRDAILQYTKRNAVNLLPLPRLLKDYLLYQS
- the LOC139109192 gene encoding neuralized-like protein 2 isoform X1 — encoded protein: MSEESKKIVTRFHPIHGENILLCEDSTVAVRTTSFANSVAFSEKPLQPGEIFLVEIEKTERGWSGHMRLGLTLIDPASVNNNLPQYAMPNLVRLGNTWILAITRNQTIWDNFDGGLSSTYSSLTGIPPGIPAREKKLVTDGVNVQTSRGVIPFNALKPNIDGSSQCILPTDAGSRIGIMYVPQAGCPDKAEMHFIINGEDQGVCGKDIPYKAGPLRAVVDVYGTTKQVRIVQLYGAVSTLQSVCRDAILQYTKRNAVNLLPLPRLLKDYLLYQS
- the Nachrb2 gene encoding nicotinic acetylcholine receptor beta2 subunit yields the protein MSRKNLFSILLFIFNIVCNNVIAQSTSCNNIETKSSVVKLKRHLFCEYDGSVRPVQTNNNSTRVYFDLDPYFFQYTHESETFTLHTWLTMSWNDSHLTWNPAQYDDIEEITVLGYRIWIPDILIHNERIGESLSEYETAKCWVSKEGKVHTVIAAKYATNCFADNTWWPFNTLNCTLQFGSWSHSGDEIEIVTSPNMSRKDIASKNVEWNLVKIYITKWESRFKYNSDSIVKMVSYHFILKSHWGIINIVYISPSIVLMVMTLMTLWLEPKSFERMIIANLNFICHLLCIQDVHWEMPRSGVNTPKMLFFYEASLGIATFALVLTSILRQMEQLSNEPPAWISAGTTTILRSRIGRILLISILDPAATAKIEADVDDNTDLVQSNNKRSPWKYIVVLIGWLAFLSALLAYIVLLSTCYPTDYAATY